The DNA segment aaagttaatgcaccaaaacaaaaaaaaattatacaagttAATGGCAAAAAAATCATTTCCCTATCTCCGTTTGGTATGGTGTATTATTAATCTCGGTATAACTTATCTTATCCAATCCAGCGTTTTTCTCAACATATTTTTTATCTAtaaattcattatttattttatatcactCCAATCATTGAATTGAAATTACTATAtcaccccttataaataatatattcatattttatttattgttaaaatgaCAAAATAGTAATTTATCGTTTCTAtataaataatcaattaaatcaaataaattataatctatggATCAAATCAAAAACTATATTCACAATCAtttcttgtttatttattttattatatatctatatatatcctatcactcaaaccaaaccgAGCCTACACGGTGTAATTAATTAGTTGCAGGAGAAAAAGATACAAGGCCAACTGTGGTTGTCATCATTATTGTTTCATTGGCCGCGGGTTTGTTACTCTCTATCGGTGTCGGATTCCTGTTTACAAAGAGAATAAACCGAAAGTCAACGCAAGAACTAGGCCGTaagttttttcaatttttgtgtgcaattataattaattttacccTAAATTAATTTAACTAAATGTAATTTCTATACTGTGAAGCTGCAGATGACAGTAACACAATGGAATCGCTGCAATTTGATTTCGCCAAAATTAGAGAAGCAACAAATGATTTCTCTGATTCCAACAAACTCGGGGAAGGTGGATTCGGGGCTGTTTACAAGGTAATATATATGCATGGGACGAGAAAAAATTATCTACTAGATCTCCCTATTTCGAAAAACCAGCTTTGAATTTCTTCAAATCTAAAGCATGATGACCAAACTTAACTGATTTTACGCGTAACAAACGGTAAaaagtttgaattttattaCATGAGTAAAATGTTAGGGAGAACTTCAAAATGGCCAAGAAATAGCAGTCAAAAGGTTGTCCATGGATTCAACTCAAGGCCATTTAGAATTCAAGAATGAGGTGTTGTTGATGACCAAGCTTCAACATAGGAATCTAGTTAGGCTCTTGGGTTTTTCCATCGAAGCAAATGAGAGGCTTCTCGTGTATGAGTTGGTTCACAATGCAAGTCTCGACAAATTCATATTCGGTAAaattttgacttttttttttgtttttaataaaaaaattaaaagcagTGTTCCTTAAATTCGATGTTGATTTACTtacaaatttgaatatatatagatCCAAtcagaaaaatatatttgaactGGGAACAGCGTTACAATATCATAATGGGGATTGCAAGGGGACTCGTTTATCTGCACGAAGAATCTCAGTTGAGGATCATTCACCGGGATCTCAAAGCAAGCAATGTACTTCTAGATTTAGATATGAATCCAAAAATTGCAGACTTTGGCACAGCGAGATTATTTGAGCCAGATGAAACGAGAGGCAATACCAGCAGGGTCGTTGGAACATAGTAAGCCCTTCTGCTCATGACTCGCCATAAAAACTTTCCATACTACTTGTAATTACTACTGCATAAAAGATGCAGATCAAACTACTTAGAggttaacatatatataatatgtagtGGATATATGCCACCAGAATATGCTATCCGCGGACAGTTTTCAGTTAAGCTAGACGTATTCAGTTTCGGAGTGATGATCATGGAGATAGTAACAGGTCAAAAAAACAATTCTTACCAGAACGAAGAGGACATGAACTTCCTAAGCTGTGTAAGTAAATAGTAGCATCCAATATTGTATAGttataaaaatatgtttttaatcCTCTAATTAAGTTTTCTGAGTATGTAGCACTTATCATAAATGCTGAATTCTATCCGCAGTTGTGGAATTATTGGCATCGAGGGATGATTGCAAATATGGTAGATCCCATATTGTTGAGTACTACTGGTTCCGACATTCCGCGTGACATGTTGAGATGCATTCACATCGGATTGTTGTGTGTTCAAAAGAATGCGGCGGACAGACCAACAATGGCTTCTGTTGTGGTAATGCTCAGTAGCGTCACTGTAACAATGCTAGTACCTTCAGAGCCTGCATTCTTTGTGTCCAGTGAGCACAATGATAACTCAGGAGGGCTTCCATCCAACAGCTTTGCTCCGTCAGTTGGTTCATCCAAGGCCGATACTTTGATCACTATATTATATCCAAGgtgattattttaattttgagaaGGGGATCCATACTTAAGCGTGCCTAATCTCAAAATATGGAATCATGTATTGATTTTTCGTATATATCGTATAAAAATCGTAATGTAATTTAGTTATATAACAGTTGTATCATTGTTGATGTCGTTTATCTATGTATAAATAAGCTGCAATAATTAACATCAAATTAATTATAAGCTGCaatagtgaaaaaaaaaataaaaatttgcagCATAATTCATAGCCCTAGACATTTTTTACTCCCTACATCGAGAGAATATGCTTGTCACTTCTGCCCGAGCCCCAAGACTAGACCTCACTGGCTAGGGTTGGGTCATCGGCTGACTGATATATGATCAAATGATGCAGTTAGAatatcataaattaattaaatgaataATGACGAATGCATTAATATCACATATATATAGTTGACAATTACTTGAAAGTGAGTTCTGCGATGGCTTTCTTTATTAGGGTTAGCTAGCTAAGTGAAAATAATCAGACATTTGCCATAGTTCTAGAAATGACTTTTGGTTTCCGTCGGGATTTGGTTATTACCTTCACGCATATAAGGTTAATTATACGAGACTTCAAATTCAAGATTTGACTTTCCATATAGAAATTATTGTATGGATAATTTCATCTTACTTTTATAGACACTACCTCAATGATATATTAAAGTGTGGAAATTTATGATCAATATCTATGGGGTCCACTGAAAAAAATAATAGGACtcacatgtattgatagatttcaACTCTACAGTGTTTCATGTATAGGTAGGATCTCATTAAACGAAATGGTATtgttatataaaatccaataattttaCCCGAAAATCGCTGACAATTAAGctataaaatcaaattatataacaacaaatttggggatttttttacttctttttttttttttttttgctttcatagatctattttcgagtatgctctttttttaaatttttttttataatttcggTTTGATGTGATGGAATTTTATATAACATTACACTAGAATTATTTCTCACTAAATTGAAAATTCCCAATTTTGTTGTTATCATATTTTACATCCCAGTAAGCAATATCTAGTTAAATTTAGGCaatccaataaaaataaaaaacagacCAAAATAGCTAAAgataaaaaaaagaataaaggTAAAGTTAGATAATTAATTTGGTTTTTTTTCTCTTGTAAATTACACGTCATGGAAATTCTTGTGAGATTGTTTCACAGTATCAATTTTGTGAAACAGATCTAGCTCTAACCTGACTAAACATTAAAAAACAATGTTTTACTTTTGATATTGAAATTATTACTTTAAGCATTACGTATGAAATAGATTAACCTGTTTACAAAACCTATTTATtacatatttatacaattatatatatatatatatatatatgtatatatatatatatgattagatcattttattatattttaggaaaaattgcttttttcgTCTTATATGtcgtcactttgcgattttggtcatctatattttcagatttcagttttagtccactattttttttttgggcaattttagtcctgctTTTCGATGTGATGTTGATGTGGCACTAATGTAGTGCTGTTGTGGAGCTAACGTGTATAGTGTtacgtaagcatttttgaaaaaaaaaagactaaaattgccaaaaatcagaacatactggactaaaactgaaaaataaaaacataaaggaccgaaatcgcaaagttgCAAATATACAAGATCAAAAGTGCAGttttctcaaaattttattatataattatcatcaatatttcatcttttattttctcacaatcactaataatttttattatcatttttgaaaattgtgtttACTTTGTAGTATAGATCGGGTGTCTTTTATATTAGTATATTACTAGGATATATATGTAgcggaataaaaaaaataaagacatCGAATTTTAGTGTGGTTCGATTCAAGATACATCCACGGGTCACGCCTAGATATTGTAAAAGTATCAATGTGTACTACAATAATGCAAATGATTTATTCAATTAACAAAATACTATCTCTTCTCTATGATGAAAACTTCAATAAATTCATTTGACGAGCAAGACTCGTTTTTGACTCTCCTCTACACGAACTTCCTTCAATGCAACAGGTCGTTTTCTCCCGAGAACGTAACTTTCTCTTTCGAAGAATGTGTcagtgaacttcaatatgagtACGTGTACCATGAGAAATACAAACTATCATTACATAATGAATTATGTGTTACGGGTATTTTCTCTTTAATTCGTTTGTTAAATTTATCAAACTCTTGAATttcttatataattttttatggtAATTTTTTATCGGCTAATAGTATACATATCAATTATCATTCCAATCCTTAGAAATAATTGTAATTAATAGATGAATTTACCAATCTTTTGaagtatttatatattatttaagagtAATTCTATAGGTACAAATATATTTGTATAACACTACttacaacacaaaaaaattaGATGTAAAATCTCATCAtataattgatgtaaaatttggTGTACGGTATATTTGTTTTACCTTTTAacattattcattatttataCTCTTTGATATAATTAAgtacaaattgctcaaaaatccccaatgcaaacatgttttgctctgcactccctagccacttttttgtaccacaatttttgttaatttgtaccacatcttgtatggttttgtaccacatattgtattgttttgtaccacattttatgactagggaccccaaagcaaaatatgtttgcatttgggatttttgagcaaattgccctaTAATTAACGCACAAAGCACTTGAATTCATAAGTaagtatttattatttttcagattattattattttaattaaataaatcttaaaatatTTAACCATGCAATAAACTCGCAGAACCATTCTATAATTTTGTTATCCTATATTATCAGATCTATAATGTTGAATAACTCATTTTATCATGACAACGAGTCATTAAAATCTTATActtcttattttattatttatcacTATGCAGACCTTTTAATTTACTAGTAAAAGTGACGTGCGTTGTGAGAATGCTTTTTATTATCGATAAATgttgttaaataaatgagttgagATAAGAAGAGATAAATATGcagttagttaataattttcataatatttagtaaatattaaattcaatgtaatatGATATTTACAACATGTATTATAAAATGAGTGCGAAGAATTTTTGTTGaaagattttatatgttataAGTATAATTGAAATTTATAGACGTTGTTGCAAATAATAGTTGTAACAAATACTacaattttgtataaattatacattaagaaaaatatataattttttttaaaaagaggaaaatatataatttgatgtcgtgacatatttaataaataaaatttaagaaaaaatatatcaaataatatataattttgaaaaattattttacaactactgttttgagaaaattatttctctatcaattatttttatttttatatctttattctttgattcttttgttgGATTATGCTAAAAAAATTCTTTGCAAGAGTGCAAATAATTTCATTGTTTCCAACCTCCATTCTTGTGATATTATCTTCTAttacttgtaagtcaatatcgttAATAATCAATGTATTTTTGgacgttttttttttctatttttaatttaatgttaATTTGTTCGAAATCCActattgaaataattttttttgctaaatttttactcgaattttgaatgtttttgattaaaaatgttaacatttcatcttttatttcaaCTGTCTTATTCATTTTGAGAAtaaatgtatattatttttaatttagtgTCTTTAATAATATAGAGGACTGAAAGTTTGCTgttttaccaaaagttataacTCGCGGTAATAATgaaactcaaatcttttaaaccgcacaacaATCAAGCGTCATGGTTTGATTGTTTTACACAGCAAGGACAATTATTGGACTCAACAATCTTCATTGCACTTCTTGTAATGAATGAGAATTGAACACGTGACCTTAGCTTTGATATCAATTGTATGATCGATCGCTTGTCACTTTACCAAAAGTTTACAGTTTCAATTTACAGTCATCATTGTAAcagtttaaaataatacattatcaataactcatgtcagcctatagatataatgtttaaattttaatatatatagttttattttggcacaatattgatattgattcttatgcaattattaactcgaatttcaattatttggttgattaatattgagcaagtatgacATTTTTGGtaccatgcatttgttttattttctttcttttgtatgttgctctgaatcgatattatttattatatatttgctAATAAGTtagatatgttaatcaaattaaataaaatattcattttgtaatttttaatttatgtgttaattacttgttttacaaatattaatttatgtaataaaattaataacatatataatgcattctaaaccttaatttaaattattaataaatattttcctctatataatgaatttttatctatttcacgattttttttccatttatcatgcattattttttctctatgaaaaaatcaatattcttatcatctttattaataacaatttatatggTGGGTCTGGCCAAACGCGAAGACACACTTGGACTTGTTTGTGAACACGTTAGGCCGAGTCTAAACTCGTTTCTCCGGGACGGGTTTAATACAAGACTAAGTTTAGACTCGGTTCATTATCATCACTTTATTGAAGTGTTTTCGTTCTTTAAATAAAGTATATTTTATAGTAATTggtaatatatatactatttgaaagaaaaactattacatgtttagttatgaaatcaatataatctttaaCATTGAAACTAATAAGTATttcaaatacttaaaaaaatattttggtatttcacgtgactttataaattataatacttTATAAAATATTAGAAGTCTGATATTTTTCATTGCAAGACCAtctcataattatttttaaatggttttagcttttatgtgaaggaaaattagttaaaattttaatttcaacttttatatatgtgatatgtgtgtgttgatgtattttttttatttattattttatattaaaacttgactatatttgaatttatttatttcaacatctgtatattatttaattaacatatatatatatatatatatattaataaattttccaaatctaatatttgtatatatttaaatatgaactcatgatataattctttatctcaataggtccttacgcgaattaaaatatataattttttataatcttTAACATTGAAACTAATAAGTATttcaaatacttaaaaaaatattttggtatttcacgtgactttataaattataatactttataaaatattagaagtctgatatttttaattgcaaGACCAtctcataattatttttaaatggttttagcttttatgtgaaggaaaattagttaaaattttaatttcaacttttatatatgtgatatgtgtgtgttgatgtattttttttatttattattttatattaaaacttgactatatttgaatttatttatttcaacatctgtatattatttaattaacacacacacacacatatatatatatatatattaataaattttccaaatctaatatttgtatatatttaaatatgaactcatgatataattttttatctcaataggtccttacacgaattaaaatatataattgtttttaaaaaaaatatttttattcagtatacaaacaaatacaaatcaagaattggtgtttaaatattttaagaaactaaatagtatttaattaagattttgtgaatcttttttataaatatttgtgaaaaaaatatattcactttatctacaagaaaataaaaaacaaagtgttttgatatttcaatttttttgaaagctgaatttttatataatatgcacatactttttcaattttgatcttatcataataatcgattttacatataatataaatattgataattttatctacaagaaaataaaaaacaaagtattcaaggattttaatatttttggaaactgaatccttatctaatTTGCACACATTTTCTCAATTTtgaccttataataataatcaatataatctttaacattgcaactaataagtatttcaagtacttaaaaaatattttggtatttcacgtgactttataaataataatttataaaagattagaaatatgatatttttaattgcaagaccatctcataattttttaaatggtTTTATCTTTTATGTGaaggaaaattaattaaatttttaatttcaacttttatatatatgatatgtgtgtgttgatatattttttttatttattattttattttaaaacttgactatatttgaattgatttatttaaacatctgtatattatttaattaacatatatatatatatatatatatatatatatatatattaataacttttccaaatataatatttgtatatatttaaatatgaactcatgatataattttttacttcaataggtccttacacgaattaaaataaataagatttttttaaaaaatatatgtttattcagtatacaaacaaataaaaatcaagaatttggtgtttcaatattttaagaaactgaatagtatttaattaagatttttgcaaaaaatttttaaaaatatttgtggaaaaattatattcactttatatacaaaaaataaaaaacaaactattttgatttcaattttttttaaaaactgaatttttatataatatgcatatttttttaattttgattttatcatgataatagattttacatataaatattgatcacttgatctacaagaaaataaaaaacaaaatatttaagtatttcaatcttttttaaaactgaatccttatctaatTTGCACACACTTTAtcaattttgaccttatcataataatctattttacatataatataatattgattTACGTTTATGTCCTATAACTAAagtgttgtttttatttttataaccctatatattttttatatgattttacttatagtgtaaataCAGGACAACattgttatttcacaatgatAAAACTTTGACCTTTTTTCACTCTTTTATAACTGAATGAATGAATcgtatttaattaagatttttgtgaatattttttaaaaatatttgtggaaaaaatatattcactttatctgtaagaaaataaaaaacatattttgatattttaattttttttgaaaactgaatttttatacaatatgcacatattttttcaattttgattttatcatgatAATCGATTTTGCATATAAATATTGaccactttatctacaagaaaataaaaaaacaaaatatttaagtatttcaatcttttttaaaactgaatccttatctaatttgcacacactttgtcaattttgatattatcataataatctattttacatataatataatattgattTACGTTTATGTCCTATAACTAAAgtgttgtttttacttttataaccctatatatttttatatgattttacttatagtgtaaataaaggACAAcgttgttatttcacaatggtAAAACTTTGATCTTTTATTCACTCTTTATTAATAACTTTTCcaaatataatatttgtatatatttaaatatgaactcattatataattttttacttCAATAAGTCCTTAcacgaattaaaataaataagattttttaaaaaaatatatgtttattcagtatacaAACAGataaaaatcaagaatttggtgtttcaatattttaagaaactgaatagtatttaattaagatttttgcaaaatttttttaaaaatatttgtggaaaaatta comes from the Henckelia pumila isolate YLH828 chromosome 1, ASM3356847v2, whole genome shotgun sequence genome and includes:
- the LOC140879544 gene encoding cysteine-rich receptor-like protein kinase 15 isoform X1 gives rise to the protein MISLLASIFLLAHVIINLVAATVNLGDFSTYKSNLETLLYSLPTKIDINGFYNASLGQNPDTVYASALCRGDVQLDACRECIQNTTNQLVESYPNKQAVIWKDFCTLRYSNESMFGILAESPEIYVWSMGSISSNPHHFMEDVYRLLDNISMEAAERGCLRKVAAGNTSTVDRDTVFSLVQCTPDLSIENCSSCLSFAISNIPLCGDAETGCRILFPSCNIRYEVKPFYNETRLQELQDQLITTPAPPSLMSPAPPSVAGEKDTRPTVVVIIIVSLAAGLLLSIGVGFLFTKRINRKSTQELGPADDSNTMESLQFDFAKIREATNDFSDSNKLGEGGFGAVYKGELQNGQEIAVKRLSMDSTQGHLEFKNEVLLMTKLQHRNLVRLLGFSIEANERLLVYELVHNASLDKFIFDPIRKIYLNWEQRYNIIMGIARGLVYLHEESQLRIIHRDLKASNVLLDLDMNPKIADFGTARLFEPDETRGNTSRVVGTYGYMPPEYAIRGQFSVKLDVFSFGVMIMEIVTGQKNNSYQNEEDMNFLSCLWNYWHRGMIANMVDPILLSTTGSDIPRDMLRCIHIGLLCVQKNAADRPTMASVVVMLSSVTVTMLVPSEPAFFVSSEHNDNSGGLPSNSFAPSVGSSKADTLITILYPR
- the LOC140879544 gene encoding cysteine-rich receptor-like protein kinase 15 isoform X3, whose protein sequence is MISLLASIFLLAHVIINLVAATVNLGDFSTYKSNLETLLYSLPTKIDINGFYNASLGQNPDTVYASALCRGDVQLDACRECIQNTTNQLVESYPNKQAVIWKDFCTLRYSNESMFGILAESPEIYVWSMGSISSNPHHFMEDVYRLLDNISMEAAERGCLRKVAAGNTSTVDRDTVFSLVQCTPDLSIENCSSCLSFAISNIPLCGDAETGCRILFPSCNIRYEVKPFYNETRLQELQDQLITTPAPPSLMSPAPPSGEKDTRPTVVVIIIVSLAAGLLLSIGVGFLFTKRINRKSTQELGPADDSNTMESLQFDFAKIREATNDFSDSNKLGEGGFGAVYKGELQNGQEIAVKRLSMDSTQGHLEFKNEVLLMTKLQHRNLVRLLGFSIEANERLLVYELVHNASLDKFIFDPIRKIYLNWEQRYNIIMGIARGLVYLHEESQLRIIHRDLKASNVLLDLDMNPKIADFGTARLFEPDETRGNTSRVVGTYGYMPPEYAIRGQFSVKLDVFSFGVMIMEIVTGQKNNSYQNEEDMNFLSCLWNYWHRGMIANMVDPILLSTTGSDIPRDMLRCIHIGLLCVQKNAADRPTMASVVVMLSSVTVTMLVPSEPAFFVSSEHNDNSGGLPSNSFAPSVGSSKADTLITILYPR
- the LOC140879544 gene encoding cysteine-rich receptor-like protein kinase 8 isoform X2 is translated as MISLLASIFLLAHVIINLVAATVNLGDFSTYKSNLETLLYSLPTKIDINGFYNASLGQNPDTVYASALCRGDVQLDACRECIQNTTNQLVESYPNKQAVIWKDFCTLRYSNESMFGILAESPEIYVWSMGSISSNPHHFMEDVYRLLDNISMEAAERGCLRKVAAGNTSTVDRDTVFSLVQCTPDLSIENCSSCLSFAISNIPLCGDAETGCRILFPSCNIRYEVKPFYNETRLQELQDQLITTPAPPSLMSPAPPSVAGEKDTRPTVVVIIIVSLAAGLLLSIGVGFLFTKRINRKSTQELGHDSNTMESLQFDFAKIREATNDFSDSNKLGEGGFGAVYKGELQNGQEIAVKRLSMDSTQGHLEFKNEVLLMTKLQHRNLVRLLGFSIEANERLLVYELVHNASLDKFIFDPIRKIYLNWEQRYNIIMGIARGLVYLHEESQLRIIHRDLKASNVLLDLDMNPKIADFGTARLFEPDETRGNTSRVVGTYGYMPPEYAIRGQFSVKLDVFSFGVMIMEIVTGQKNNSYQNEEDMNFLSCLWNYWHRGMIANMVDPILLSTTGSDIPRDMLRCIHIGLLCVQKNAADRPTMASVVVMLSSVTVTMLVPSEPAFFVSSEHNDNSGGLPSNSFAPSVGSSKADTLITILYPR